aaaaacaaattttaaaagataaaaaattaaaaatattttaaaaaactagttataatattaaatattttaactgaAGGATACAATTGAGACAATAAAAGAGATGGAGGATCCAATTGAAAACATCAGTAGTTGAAAGactcaaaataaaatggtttatATAGTTGAGGGACTAATATGATGTTTTCCAAACCATGAAAACACCCAACCAGGTCCCCAAGCCCGGAAACGAAACTCACAAACTGGACATAggtgaaggggaaaaaaaaagagagggaaagagagagtGGCAATAGCAGATGAGTGGACGCAGCATAAACTCAGTGTTCTACGCAGAGGCATACCACCCAATTCaagctggtagtattgatggcACCGACACTGCTCCTCACGATAACGCTGTTTACCGTGCGCTTCTCTGTTCCTCCGCCGGTCTCTGTAAGTAAACACTAAATTTCACTTTCGTCCACacaatttctcttttttctttccataagcAATTCCATCTTTTGCAGATGACCCATTTGGAGATCCGAAGGCCATTGGTGACCCTTACTGCACTATCTTTGTTGGGCGTCTCTCACATCTCACCACAGAAGATACGCTTAGAAAGGTGGAATATTGTATGTTTTTCatagaatttaaataattatttgatttttttagttactAATAGTGTTTTCATTCTCAGGCAATGAGCAAGTATGGTAAAGTGAAGAACTTGAGATTGGTTAGACACATTGGTAATGTTGAAAACTGTTTCTTTGACTGTTTTTTCATATTGGGTTTCTTTTGCTGCTAtggggttttctttctttcttgttttgtttgtgaTATTTGCTTGGTCTTGatgttttaattgataattgattttgggttccttttgttttgatggGGTTTTCGTTTAATGTTTTTGGTTTCATTTTGCAGTGACTGGTGCATCAAGAGGTTATGCTTTTGTTGAATTTGAAACTGAAAGGGAGATGCGCCGTGCATACAAGGTTTTATATTTAGTCTTGAGCTAGATCTGTgatgttttgttctgttttgcttGACATTATCTTGCAATAGTACATTAGGTTGTTAAAGTGGGTTTGTATTGAAAGAAGTTGATGTAATGTGTgatgtttgttttgttgtttatgCTATGTAGGATGCGCAGCATTCTTATATTGATGACTCTGAAATCATAGTTGACTATAATAGGCAACAATTGATGCCTGGGTGGATACCGAGAAGGTTAGGTTAGTTGGATATTTACTTTACTTGCAGAGTTTTGTTGCATAAGATCAAACATATAAAGgattctatattatttttctcttcatttgtGATAGGAGGTGGCCTTGGTGGTAGAAAGGAGTCTGGACAGCTTCGGTTTGGGGGCCGGGAAAGGCCATTTCGAGCTCCTCTGTATGTGCTgttcaatgttttattttctgcATTGAATTATTAGATAAGCTTATTGTTTTGTGATCCTATGAATAATTATGCACTGTTCGAATTGTTTTCATCTATCATCTTTGGTTGGTAACTCGGATTTAGCTATTCACCAAGTTTGGTCATATAATGTTTCCACATATTGTGTAACTGCATTGAGGGTTATGGCATGGAATGGGAGAGCATGGAAAGCACCAGTTTGTGGTTTTTTAATACGGGAAGATGAACAATGAACGTTAAATTTTTCTTGGGAACTCAAAGTTGCATTGGTACTTTAGTTCCTAACTTCATATagatttaaaatcaacacatggttttatttttcatttgttttgaacTCTCCTTCATAATCCTTTTTGAGGATTTCTATATGAAGGAATGCCATTCATATTCCTGTAAAACAAATGGATTCTAGTAATTCCTGGGATTTTGAATAATTTCAACATACATGGAACAATGTATTGATCAATGTATTGTCAGCAGAATCTCACCATCGATATGTTTGCAAAAACATGCATATTGCTGTTCTTGTAGATTTTAGTAATTCATGCATCATGATAGAAGTTAATACTAGCAGATTTTCAGTCGTCAGACTGCTTTCAAAGTTGGAAACCTTGAGCCAGTCCTTCCAGCCACCAGGCTGGGACTGCAATCTATATAGGTCATGCCCAATTCAAGATTTAGCTGTGCTTTAACTTGACCACAGTCTCTTGGAAACAAGGTCTGCTTGTTGTTAGAAACCAACGTGCCCTGATGTTGGATTCAATGAGGGTGGATTCAACATGACTTTAACATGCACGCTGAATTGCATTTGGGCTCTTCTGCTTTCTGGTTTCACAACTGGATCTAGACATTAACTACTAGTTGCAAATCCATTATTAATTGCTCCTTTGTATTGATGGGCATCGTGCATCAAGCTGGATGTGAGGAAAAAAGGATTAATTTGGTGAAATATTGAGATGGTTCCATGTGGTTGGGAAAGCTGAATTTCATGCTTATATGATGAAAACTGTACTATGCTCGTGATGTTAATGGTTTACACTCTTCCACCATGCAGTCAAACAATTCCTTATGATGATTTGAAGAGGCTTGGCATTCCTCCTCCACCAGAGGGAAGATATATGTCTCACTATGAGGTATTGTTCCTTGTGACATGTTGTATGAGTCTTGTTGATATGCATGATTAAGCATATaccttttgctttctttctagGTCAATGTTATTGGAGCTGCTGATTTTTACAGTTTTCTTGTATTTGATTTATTGTATGGATTATCTATGTTATCAATAGTCAACTGAAAAGGCACTTTGAATCTTCTATGCAAGAATAATTAGATTCCCATCAGAAAACTTAAATACAGAAATGGGATAATTTTCTTTTCGTTCCTCATTCTGTTGTCTTAGGTCCCATCACCCCCTAGAAGAAAACGGAGCTCCAGAGATAAGGAAGAAAGTTCTCACAGGAGGAGCTCCATAGATAAGGAGGCTGAGGAATCCTCTAACACAAGGAGCTATAGGGACAAGGAAGAGCACCATGGTGAAAGGCACTCTGTTGAAAAAGAAGAACACCGCCACAAAGGCAGCTCCATGGATAGATCAGAGC
This DNA window, taken from Populus alba chromosome 17, ASM523922v2, whole genome shotgun sequence, encodes the following:
- the LOC118055011 gene encoding U11/U12 small nuclear ribonucleoprotein 35 kDa protein; protein product: MSGRSINSVFYAEAYHPIQAGSIDGTDTAPHDNAVYRALLCSSAGLYDPFGDPKAIGDPYCTIFVGRLSHLTTEDTLRKAMSKYGKVKNLRLVRHIVTGASRGYAFVEFETEREMRRAYKDAQHSYIDDSEIIVDYNRQQLMPGWIPRRLGGGLGGRKESGQLRFGGRERPFRAPLQTIPYDDLKRLGIPPPPEGRYMSHYEVPSPPRRKRSSRDKEESSHRRSSIDKEAEESSNTRSYRDKEEHHGERHSVEKEEHRHKGSSMDRSERSHRRISPERGSYHHKRSSLDREEHYEKRSPVDMEEPSHKKLRDREERSHKRTSRDREEGSRKRHKHGSSSDKRRKEDA